A portion of the Toxoplasma gondii ME49 chromosome VIIb, whole genome shotgun sequence genome contains these proteins:
- a CDS encoding hypothetical protein (encoded by transcript TGME49_255170): MRGAQLSSSLLYRGIRESCCLELRPPRHCQPHLSHYGFLHVRHFSSLTATIKGDHNDKEPQTDQGERGQQQVPPVRSALVREARRACVQRNSLVDMYQAAEKVQDGLARGEVSAGDAATLLSLFAKKKFVYKPFWRSVGKSILPLLPQVDTKGLALILNAFANAGVVDRRLLKEAADLIVLGNSRAQQRRNTHRLQGSSTGACDLSSVEAEESLPPGSKTRKNSCSLCGDEETLGSTLPNRSALRALGQIHGASENDEARSSEHGPLSQGVPDTGNARRNKEGVEAFLVPSALNARLKRSEMSVSAKSSHPAELNACGTTAKEGITRLLSVGAATPLHEGGSNSPLALVSAKAPLEPGDSNQISLHHGEESLEDTSVDDTRKVGTVRALRCQELHRAEVELKAAEMDRPSAKMGERGNFQEDEQDSIFTALCPDNIRTPSKESIEPQQGRVGKEAGLSCKETNLFCSVLHPTSLSKPASYDCVGETTTNIGGQIQHEAAGKCTRQDAVTSDHQEHGKTALVKRMNAQDMALVVNAFAKLGVNNRQLYAALADNLPTVLSEASALQLVTFFASYSKVGIHDFSVYRAISGELLRARADIAKANQPGSACLPPKVAALDASAVAVLLNCIQKANFDNPHLTRCLLTHLGESRSSMKVKRHNVEPRCKATGHALDGRGSTEVDIEGVSRQPVENQRSQNLCPLQQTRSAISDSEGRAHPSTSGAAHASGAPHTEPSRVLGMAQDISNFRLYHDLGPREVSLTLNALTRLPHPKSLRSAIVAHASKLLSSMNDTDVLITTKALIRLHSKLGQPDAENLFLQIRSRFRAHGCGVRELATLAPALQRLVTLAPQLKNPAKSLLQEIAPRVANRLYKLDNRSLVQLASAIVNLHASEENTTQEILVEISRRLPDLMLDEKIATLHVVHILSRNGVSVAGDIAPFLVRSILDTIEESKDDRPSKWGAAGAKTVVTAAAELRNASSSLMERLLLAVWPTVPLMSVGQRLSVALALLSCCSPVAHTAGGRSIWKTLIGSLVYHQARANAQGHQDTDFSKCQRVLPSASSDYRNSRHADASDAVIAQGTSWDYEDQGPFRETRSLEGGVEFGAGRLNGAEPASGTCEQSTDKCFHMPLSTVVLGWFLLVANASNTGRPYESGVSPLESFIPNTEWKSLEGSTKATARTDVLEALRRFTEASKETWLAPVRASRCHKVWNIALSSAVTECLLQSFRCNMPVLRVSAADKAALEMYFGQSIVGEIQMTLFVVASEMWQAKVNDCILKEGRILRLKETLGTSSGDAMKVPGGEHIGDALRMLLEGELQRWSSQTYCRRFSCVNEETPQCLPYEDKAFATCFNGDSPPSCPAIYSFPVVGPFVVTAIVDLPYRSTQS; encoded by the coding sequence ATGCGTGGAGCTCAGCTCTCGTCGTCGCTACTCTATAGGGGAATCAGGGAGAGTTGCTGTCTCGAACTCCGTCCCCCCCGGCACTGTCAACCCCATCTGAGTCATTACGGCTTCCTTCACGTCCGTCATTTCTCCTCATTAACGGCCACAATCAAGGGAGATCACAATGACAAAGAACCGCAGACTGACcagggggagagagggcagCAACAGGTTCCCCCGGTACGGTCAGCTCTGGTTCGAGAGGCCCGGAGGGCTTGTGTCCAGAGAAATAGTCTCGTTGACATGTACCAGGCGGCTGAAAAGGTTCAAGATGGACTTGCTCGCGGAGAAGTGTCAGCTGGAGATGCCGCAACACTTCTCAGTTTATTTGCAAAAAAGAAGTTTGTCTACAAGCCTTTTTGGCGCTCGGTCGGCAAGAGCATCCTTCCTCTACTTCCCCAAGTCGATACGAAAGGCTTGGCGCTGATCTTGAACGCGTTCGCCAATGCTGGTGTAGTCGATAGACGGCTTCTCAAAGAGGCTGCTGACCTCATAGTTCTAGGCAACAGCAGAGCCCAACAACGGAGGAACACTCATCGTCTCCAGGGGAGTAGCACTGGTGCGTGTGACCTCTCATCTGTTGAGGCAGAAGAATCCCTGCCCCCCGGGAGTAAGACGCGGAAAAACTCTTGTAGTTTgtgtggagacgaagagacgcttGGCTCGACACTTCCAAACAGGTCGGCGTTACGTGCCTTGGGACAGATTCACGGCGCGTCAGAAAACGATGAGGCCAGGAGCTCTGAACACGGTCCTTTGTCACAGGGCGTGCCTGATACAGGGAACGCACGTCGCAACAAAGAGGGTGTTGAGGCCTTTCTTGTGCCGTCGGCTCTTAACGCCAGGCTCAAGAGAAGTGAGATGTCTGTGTCTGCAAAGTCGTCCCACCCGGCTGAACTAAACGCATGTGGCACTACTGCAAAAGAGGGGATAACCCGTCTTCTTTCAGTAGGTGCAGCCACTCCGCTTCATGAGGGCGGTTCCAATTCTCCACTTGCTCTGGTATCGGCGAAAGCGCCGCTGGAGCCTGGCGACTCAAATCAGATATCGTTGCATCACGGTGAAGAATCACTCGAGGATACTTCTGTCGATGATACCCGCAAGGTAGGGACTGTGCGAGCCCTCCGATGTCAAGAACTGCATCGCGCAGAAGTCGAGCTGAAGGCTGCGGAGATGGATAGGCCGAGCGCGAAGATGGGAGAACGTGGAAACTTCCAGGAGGACGAACAGGACAGCATTTTCACGGCTTTATGCCCTGACAATATTCGAACGCCTTCGAAAGAATCCATTGAACCACAACAGGGACGGGTTGGCAAGGAAGCAGGTCTGTCTTGCAAAGAAACGAATTTATTTTGCTCCGTGCTACACCCGACGTCACTCTCGAAACCTGCATCCTATGATTGTGTAGGCGAAACCACTACTAACATCGGTGGCCAAATTCAACATGAAGCTGCCGGTAAATGCACAAGGCAAGATGCAGTCACATCTGATCACCAGGAACATGGGAAGACTGCGTTGGTAAAAAGAATGAATGCGCAAGATATGGCGCTCGTTGTAAACGCCTTCGCGAAACTCGGGGTTAACAATCGACAATTGTATGCTGCCCTTGCGGACAACCTCCCTACTGTTCTCTCTGAGGCATCCGCGCTTCAGCTTGTAACATTTTTTGCTTCCTATTCCAAGGTCGGCATTCACGATTTTTCCGTGTACCGCGCCATCTCGGGAGAGTTGCTGCGAGCAAGGGCAGACATCGCCAAAGCGAATCAACCAGGGTCTGCGTGTTTGCCTCCGAAGGTTGCGGCGTTGGATGCCAGCGCTGTTGCAGTCTTGCTGAACTGCATACAGAAAGCGAATTTCGACAATCCCCATCTTACGCGTTGTCTGTTGACACATTTGGGAGAGAGCAGATCTTCAATGAAAGTGAAGAGGCACAATGTTGAACCTAGATGTAAGGCAACAGGACACGCACTGGACGGTCGAGGTTCTACTGAGGTTGATATCGAAGGAGTATCCCGCCAGCCGGTCGAAAATCAACGCTCCCAGAATCTCTGTCCTCTACAGCAAACACGCTCCGCAATTTCTGACTCAGAGGGCCGAGCACATCCGAGTACGTCTGGAGCAGCACACGCTTCTGGGGCGCCTCACACGGAGCCCTCGAGAGTTCTCGGGATGGCTCAAGACATTTCTAATTTCAGATTGTACCATGATCTAGGACCTCGAGAAGTGTCGCTCACTCTGAACGCGTTAACGCGACTGCCACACCCAAAGTCGTTGAGGAGCGCCATTGTAGCCCACGCTTCGAAGCTCCTGTCCTCGATGAACGACACGGACGTCCTGATTACAACAAAAGCATTAATCCGGCTTCACTCTAAACTGGGCCAGCCTGATGCAGAAAATCTGTTTTTACAGATACGGAGTCGCTTCCGCGCCCACGGGTGTGGTGTCAGAGAGTTGGCTACACTTGCACCTGCTTTGCAGCGTCTCGTTACTTTAGCTCCACAGCTGAAAAACCCCGCCAAAAGTTTGCTGCAAGAAATTGCTCCACGCGTGGCAAACCGGCTTTACAAGCTGGACAATCGATCCCTCGTTCAGCTTGCCTCTGCAATTGtgaatctgcatgcatcagAGGAGAATACTACTCAGGAAATTCTAGTGGAGATTTCCAGGCGTCTTCCCGATCTGATGCTGGACGAGAAAATCGCCACATTACACGTGGTTCACATCCTTTCTCGCAACGGCGTCTCAGTGGCAGGGGATATTGCGCCATTTCTTGTTCGTAGCATTCTTGATACGATTGAAGAGTCAAAAGATGACCGACCCTCCAAATGGGGTGCGGCAGGCGCCAAGACTGTCGTGACCGCTGCAGCCGAACTAAGAAACGCAAGTAGTTCTCTGATGGAACGCCTTCTGTTGGCAGTCTGGCCAACAGTTCCACTCATGAGCGTGGGCCAAAGACTCTCTGTAGCTCTGGCTTTGCTTAGTTGCTGCAGTCCCGTTGCCCACACTGCAGGAGGACGCTCAATATGGAAGACGCTTATCGGCAGCTTGGTGTATCACCAGGCTAGGGCAAATGCACAAGGTCATCAAGACACTGACTTCAGCAAATGTCAGCGTGTCCTACCATCTGCGTCATCCGACTACCGAAACAGCAGGCATGCAGATGCCAGCGACGCAGTGATTGCTCAGGGGACAAGCTGGGATTATGAAGATCAGGGTCCtttcagagagacgcggTCTTTGGAAGGAGGTGTTGAGTTCGGGGCTGGCCGTCTAAACGGCGCTGAACCCGCTTCCGGCACTTGCGAGCAGAGCACTGACAAGTGCTTCCATATGCCTTTAAGCACTGTTGTTCTTGGCTGGTTTTTGCTAGTTGCTAACGCCAGCAACACTGGTCGGCCCTATGAATCaggagtgtctcctctggagaGTTTCATTCCGAATACGGAATGGAAATCCTTAGAAGGCTCAACAAAGGCAACTGCACGAACAGACGTACTAGAAGCGCTGCGCCGATTCACGGAGGCATCCAAGGAAACTTGGCTTGCCCCCGTGAGGGCCAGCCGGTGCCACAAGGTGTGGAAcatcgctctctcttctgccgtGACCGAATGCTTGTTACAGAGTTTCAGGTGCAATATGCCGGTTCTTAGGGTGTCCGCAGCCGACAAAGCTGCGCTTGAGATGTATTTTGGCCAAAGCATTGTTGGTGAAATTCAAATGACACTGTTTGTCGTTGCGAGTGAAATGTGGCAAGCCAAGGTCAACGATTGCATCCTTAAAGAAGGGCGAATTCTTAGACTGAAGGAAACGTTGGGCACAAGCTCAGGAGATGCAATGAAGGTACCCGGTGGTGAACACATTGGTGACGCGCTACGTATGCTTCTGGAGGGCGAACTACAGAGGTGGAGTTCTCAGACATATTGTAGACGCTTCTCATGTGTCAACGAGGAAACACCTCAGTGTTTGCCTTACGAGGATAAAGCGTTTGCCACTTGCTTCAATGGGGATAGCCCGCCAAGTTGTCCTGCAATTTATTCGTTTCCTGTTGTTGGTCCTTTTGTGGTCACTGCAATTGTAGATTTACCTTACCGTAGTACCCAGTCCTAA